One Cyanobium sp. Tous-M-B4 DNA segment encodes these proteins:
- a CDS encoding D-alanyl-D-alanine carboxypeptidase family protein has protein sequence MGDIPVARRTSPPSAKANRWLLGVSVGTGSLLIALTLVVVWRPGPLQRLLAPPPVKGLNARTGLDGRLLGHFPYGELAASERVAIAPGLSLHRDAAAALLAMQRDASVSGVELVVLSAFRSHALQKELFFDVKSDRNQSARERAMVSAPPGFSEHSTGFAIDLGDGLAPATNLSPSFDQTPAYAWLLANAARYHFILSFPRGNTQGVSYEPWHWRFEGSAEALQLFEPAQRLAR, from the coding sequence ATGGGGGACATTCCTGTCGCCCGCCGCACGAGCCCGCCTTCAGCCAAGGCCAACCGCTGGCTACTGGGAGTCAGCGTGGGTACAGGGTCACTTTTGATCGCCCTTACCCTAGTAGTGGTTTGGCGCCCGGGGCCTCTGCAGCGCCTATTGGCCCCACCGCCAGTAAAGGGACTAAACGCCCGCACGGGCCTTGATGGGCGCCTGCTGGGCCATTTCCCCTACGGAGAGCTGGCCGCCTCGGAACGGGTGGCGATTGCCCCTGGGCTAAGCCTGCATCGCGACGCAGCAGCAGCTCTTCTGGCCATGCAGCGAGATGCATCCGTTAGCGGGGTAGAGCTAGTGGTGCTGAGCGCCTTCCGATCCCATGCGCTGCAAAAAGAACTCTTTTTTGATGTGAAATCGGATCGCAACCAGAGCGCTCGAGAAAGGGCCATGGTTAGCGCCCCGCCAGGGTTTTCTGAGCACAGCACCGGCTTCGCCATAGATCTCGGCGATGGCCTGGCACCTGCCACGAATCTCTCACCAAGCTTCGATCAAACTCCAGCCTATGCGTGGCTACTGGCCAATGCTGCTCGCTATCACTTCATCCTCTCCTTCCCCCGAGGCAATACCCAGGGGGTGAGTTACGAACCTTGGCATTGGCGATTTGAGGGCA
- the chlP gene encoding geranylgeranyl reductase: MLRVAVVGGGPSGACAAEVLAKAGIKTWIFERKLDNAKPCGGAIPLCMVEEFDLPESIIDRKVRNMKMISPSNREVDINLENENEYIGMCRREVMDAFLRNRAAELGAQLVNGLVTKIDTGANRQGPYTLTYSDYGAGEATGETKTLEVDLIVGADGANSRVAKAMDAGDYNVAIAFQERIRLPAEEMKYYENLAEMYVGTDVSPDFYAWVFPKYDHVAVGTGTMQQNQGLIKGLQEGIRERAKKRLVNGEVIKVEAHPIPEHPRPRRVVGRMALVGDAAGYVTKSSGEGIYFAAKSGRMCAEQIVESSAGGSKVPTEADLKKYLKKWDRQYGATYKVLEILQNIFYRNDAAREAFVEMCDDKDVQRLTFDSYLYKRVVMMNPWQQLKLTLLTLGSVLRGNALAPQGYKPVDSAVRGEAEVNAMLAVSTIKGGIKVGVKSRKNEATSAKNAEPEQDREPALAGKD; encoded by the coding sequence ATGTTGCGAGTCGCGGTTGTGGGTGGCGGCCCCAGTGGAGCCTGTGCGGCTGAGGTGCTTGCCAAAGCTGGCATTAAAACCTGGATTTTTGAGCGCAAGCTCGACAACGCCAAACCATGCGGCGGTGCCATTCCGCTTTGCATGGTTGAGGAATTTGACTTGCCAGAGTCGATCATCGACCGCAAGGTGCGCAACATGAAGATGATCTCCCCTTCAAACAGGGAAGTAGATATCAATTTAGAAAATGAAAATGAATATATTGGCATGTGCCGCAGAGAGGTTATGGACGCCTTTCTCCGCAACAGAGCTGCCGAACTAGGTGCCCAGCTCGTGAACGGATTGGTTACCAAAATCGATACTGGTGCCAACCGACAAGGCCCCTACACCCTTACCTATTCCGATTATGGCGCTGGAGAAGCAACAGGAGAAACAAAGACTCTTGAAGTTGATTTGATTGTGGGGGCTGACGGAGCCAATAGTCGAGTTGCCAAGGCTATGGATGCTGGCGACTACAACGTAGCCATTGCCTTCCAGGAGCGCATCAGACTGCCTGCCGAGGAGATGAAGTACTACGAAAACTTGGCTGAGATGTATGTGGGTACTGATGTATCTCCAGATTTTTATGCGTGGGTGTTCCCCAAGTACGACCACGTGGCGGTTGGTACTGGAACCATGCAACAAAACCAAGGGCTGATCAAGGGACTCCAGGAGGGCATCCGCGAACGAGCCAAAAAACGGCTAGTCAACGGCGAAGTAATCAAGGTCGAAGCCCATCCGATTCCGGAACATCCCCGTCCCCGTCGGGTGGTTGGCCGTATGGCCCTAGTAGGTGATGCTGCTGGCTATGTCACCAAGAGCTCTGGCGAGGGCATTTATTTTGCAGCCAAAAGCGGCCGGATGTGTGCCGAGCAAATTGTGGAATCCAGTGCCGGTGGTAGCAAGGTTCCTACTGAGGCAGATCTGAAAAAATATCTTAAGAAATGGGATCGCCAATACGGCGCTACCTACAAGGTGCTTGAGATACTCCAAAATATTTTCTACCGAAACGATGCTGCTCGTGAAGCATTTGTCGAGATGTGCGACGACAAGGACGTACAACGCCTCACCTTCGACAGTTACCTATACAAGCGGGTGGTAATGATGAATCCATGGCAGCAGTTGAAACTCACGCTGCTTACCCTAGGTTCGGTGCTTAGGGGCAATGCCCTGGCTCCTCAGGGCTACAAGCCGGTGGATAGCGCAGTGCGGGGCGAGGCCGAAGTTAATGCCATGCTGGCGGTTAGTACAATCAAAGGTGGTATTAAAGTGGGCGTTAAATCCCGCAAAAATGAAGCTACATCTGCAAAGAATGCAGAGCCTGAACAGGATCGCGAACCGGCTCTAGCTGGAAAGGATTGA
- a CDS encoding fatty acid desaturase — protein MLLLLVLFSARSFALMHDCGHESLFKTRWLNRPVGFLLGCLNAIPQHPWSRGHAFHHKHNGNWDRYRGPSALLTLSDYLALSPRQRWFYGLSRHPLMLFPGGCYYLLIRPRLELVLGVAEWLAAMASHLGQKGLAGLAELPELSSNFRSSHWYTSAECIDLFANNLVVLTSWWLMGSWLGHGLFWSCYLFVMTLSAALFLCIFFVQHNFADSYASGSEGWDYQRGALKGSSNLEMPAILNWFWADISFHSIHHLCERIPNYRLQACHEANSALLAECPRLSLKDFPSSFRYVLWNSDAKKLLTLAEANVSAINS, from the coding sequence GTGCTGCTGCTACTAGTCCTGTTTTCGGCACGCTCATTCGCGCTAATGCACGATTGCGGCCACGAATCGCTCTTCAAAACTCGCTGGTTAAACAGGCCCGTTGGTTTTCTTCTGGGTTGCTTAAATGCAATCCCCCAGCATCCCTGGTCCCGCGGCCACGCTTTTCACCACAAACACAACGGCAACTGGGATCGCTACCGGGGCCCCTCTGCGCTGCTGACCCTGAGCGACTACTTAGCCCTATCACCACGCCAACGCTGGTTTTATGGACTTAGTCGCCACCCTCTGATGCTGTTTCCAGGTGGTTGCTACTACCTACTGATTCGGCCAAGACTTGAGCTTGTGCTCGGTGTAGCTGAATGGCTGGCAGCTATGGCGTCCCACTTAGGCCAAAAGGGACTAGCTGGCCTTGCCGAGCTGCCAGAGCTGAGCAGTAATTTTCGCTCCAGCCATTGGTATACATCGGCTGAGTGCATAGATCTGTTTGCCAATAATCTGGTTGTACTCACTAGTTGGTGGCTAATGGGATCATGGCTTGGCCACGGCCTGTTTTGGAGCTGCTATCTATTTGTGATGACTTTATCGGCAGCATTATTTCTCTGCATCTTTTTCGTTCAACACAATTTTGCAGATTCCTATGCCAGTGGCAGCGAAGGGTGGGACTATCAGCGTGGCGCCCTAAAGGGTAGTAGTAATTTGGAAATGCCAGCAATTCTAAATTGGTTTTGGGCAGACATTTCTTTCCACAGTATTCATCACCTCTGCGAAAGAATTCCTAATTACCGCCTGCAGGCATGCCACGAAGCAAATTCAGCGCTACTGGCGGAATGTCCACGATTAAGCCTTAAAGATTTTCCCAGCAGCTTTAGGTATGTACTGTGGAACTCAGACGCAAAAAAATTGCTCACACTGGCAGAAGCTAATGTGAGCGCCATAAATTCCTAG